The genomic stretch ATAGATGAACAAATTGTCAAATGTAAGGCATCactatgattttgttgtatttcctATTACATAATTGCATCAGGTTCATAAAAAAACATTATATAAATAATCAATTATGTGTCTATTTTTATTAAGTCATCACTCAAATATAAAATCAAAATTGTATAGACCCATAATTAAACTTGTATATTATACAtccatttaaattaatattttaaaattatccttccaaaaatatattcaaaaaatgAGGAGATGAATAACCAACAAAAGTAATAAGAGGCATTTTAGGTATTTCCAAACTCATCTGTTAGTCACAGTTAGTAGCAAATAACCTCAATTTACTAAACacatactaatatatatatatatatatatatatatatatatatatatatatatatatatatatatatacagtatcAAACTATTTAGagggatatataaatatatgtcaaATTATAATTTTGGAGGGACACATATGTTATTTCCAAAGTTTGAAAGGATGGATGTGTAAAATTCCTTGTGAGTGGATCCGCCACACACTTCTCACGGAGATTCGTGCTCATGGATCGCGCCTGCGGGACGCGCGGCGGCGTGCCATTGGCCGGTCTCCCAAACTAACTTAACGTACCCCGCTGTGTACGGACGAGGGAGTTGGCATGTTGGCGGTTAATGACGTTATTTGTCACCCAcagctctctcttcttcttcatcatctcctTCGGCTTGTCTGTGCATTGACAGATTGTGTAGGGATTATAAGATGTACTAACACTAATCTCTTGGCCATACAAGTGCAGGAAGAGGAAGTGAACATTATGATGAGTTCAAATGATTCATCTAGGAGAAGAGCATGATTGATGACAACAAGTACTGCACTTGGAAGAACACCTAAGAAAAACCAAACCAGCTATCTTCTCTCGGCTTTTTGGCTTAGCCTTTAAGATCTTTCTGTACATGTAATCTTCCATCCTCAACCAAAGTTGCACTCCTTTCTTCGTCACCACCATGCATCCCATTAAGAACTGCACCAAAATGGAGGACCCCAAAaaccaacctctctctctctctctctctctcatattagATATGGTGGGTTTGCCATGCGCATGCTTCAGAGCCAGAGAGCGCCGGCTTGTTTGAGGAGGGGGACGAGGGCGCCGCTTATGTGGGCGGCCATGACCCGGTCCATGGCCCCAACCAGCTTCCCGCCGATGAATACCACCGGTACGGCGGGCCCGCCGGCTGCACCACCGCCGAGGAGGCGGGCGAGGGCGCGCTCCATCTCCCGCCCGCGCGGGTCCTCGTCCAGCTCCACCACCGACGGGCTCACCCCCATGCCGCAGAAGAGCCGCTTCAGGGCGTGGCACATGCAGCAGGTGCTCACGCTGAAGATCACCACCGCGCTCTCCGCCGCCAGCCGGTCCACCCGCTCCAACGCGTCCATCGTCGTCGTCGGCCCCATCCCAGCCACGTAACCCCACGcctccgctgccgctgccgcctggTAGTACATCCTTGAGCACACTCGTTCTCTACGAAGACTGAAAATGACAGGAGCTCAGAGGATAGACGTAGTCGTGGAGAGTTGGGGAAGAGGAGCAGAGTATTTATAGGAGGCAGAGGCTGAGAGGGTCAGAATGGGAACTACCGCTTCTATTTTCATGCAAGAGAAATCTACTCCGGATTTCATCAATCATAATATCTTATCATAAGCAGAGTCACTAAATCCAAGTTTTTAAGGTATTTTTTTGCTTCTGTCATTTCAAATCTCGTGTACTTTAGGAGAACAAATATAAAGAACAGAGAAGTGGAGAAGGAGCTGAGCTGCAGGCTTTAACACAGGAGGGATACGGGCGTGCCGGGCAAATGCGGCTGTCACCGTCCTTGTTGTCGGCCGAGATCGATCCGCAGTCGCCGGTACGGTGACCCGACCCGACCCCACCTATTCCTGCA from Musa acuminata AAA Group cultivar baxijiao chromosome BXJ1-3, Cavendish_Baxijiao_AAA, whole genome shotgun sequence encodes the following:
- the LOC135637523 gene encoding glutaredoxin-C1-like, which translates into the protein MYYQAAAAAEAWGYVAGMGPTTTMDALERVDRLAAESAVVIFSVSTCCMCHALKRLFCGMGVSPSVVELDEDPRGREMERALARLLGGGAAGGPAVPVVFIGGKLVGAMDRVMAAHISGALVPLLKQAGALWL